The DNA sequence TGCAATCCTGGTGCTCAATGACAATGTATATGACGGCTGGAATGCTTTTGATACTGTCAATGAGGTATCGCTGGCAATTAAACCTGCAAACATAACTTTCAGGTCGCTGATACTGCCGGAAGAGAGAGAATACCATATTATCTTTACCTACAAGCCAAAGTGGCTGCCCATAGCCCGGGTCTTCCTTGCTATCGGCCTGCTTAGCCTTTTGCTGCCCGTGTTTTTATTCATAAGAAGACATACAAAGAGCGAATACCCGATTGAGGAATACCATGGATTTAACAGAAATTGAAAATGCAAGTGTTCACCGGCATCCCTGGGAAATCTCAAGAGCAGACTCTATCCTTAAGCTTACAGGGCAGTTCATTTCCGACTCGATGGCCGATATAGGCTCGGGAGACCTTTATTTCGCCAGGCAAGTCACAGAGTTTAGCGGTAAGAGTTTATATGCCTGCGATATTCATTATACTGATAATGATACTGTTTCTCCCCGGATAACCAAAGTCTCCTCTACAGCTGAGATTCCAGCCGGTTCCATTGATCTGGCTTTTCTTCTGGATGTCCTTGAGCATGTGGAGAATGAAGATGCCTTCTTGTGCAATGTAAGCTCACTTTTGCAAAAGGAGGGCAGGATGATAATCACGGTGCCGGCGTATCAATGCCTGTTTGGCGATCATGATGTTTTCCTCAAACACTTCAGGAGGTATGATAAAAAAAGGCTCACCAAGGTTCTTGTAGGCAATGATTTTGTTGTGGAAAAGATCTTTTATTTCTATACTTCCCTTCTTTTGCTCAAGGGAGCAGGAAAACTGCTGTCACGATGCGGAATTAGAAGAGAATACAGCAATTCCGTCAGCAACTGGAAATATTCCAGGTCGGACTATGTCACTCGCTCATTGGTTTTTCTGCTCAACCTGGATTTTTTCCTGAACAGGTTTTTGCACAGAACTTTGAAAATATCTCTGCCGGGTTTGTCTCTATGCGCAATCGTCAAAAAATCTGTTTAGTCATTCCCTGCTATAATGAAGAATTTCGTCTTGATATTAAAGAGTTTTTACGGCATTGCTCAGATGATCTGATCTTTGTTTTTGTCAATGATGGCTCAACGGATAACACCGCAGAGGTGCTCTGTCCTCATGTCGGCAGGAACTGGCACGTAGTCAGCCTTGAGAAGAATAAAGGTAAAAGCGAGGCCATACGGCAGGGAGCTCTTTATATAAAGAAATCCGGTTTGGACAAGGAAATTACCTGGTTTGGCTTTTGGGATTCCGATCTCTCCATTCCTCTTGCTGAACTAGAAAATTTCTATAAATTTTCTGAGTGTTTTGGTGCTGACGCAGATGGTGTCGTAGGCAGCAGGGTCAAAAGAATGGGCAGCAATATCAGCAGGTCTCTGGTCAGACATTATCTGGGGCGTGTGTTTTGTACATTGGTATCTTTTCTTTTTTCCATTAGCTACTACGATACCCAGTGCGGTGCTAAAATCTTTAAAAAAGAGATGCTCGAACCCGGATTCTCTGAGCCGTTTAACTCAAACTGGATATTTGATGTGGAATTGCTATTACGCTTGATGCACCATGAAATCATAGAATACCCACTCCATGTCTGGCAGGAAAAGCCAGGCTCGAAAATCAGGTTTCCTACTGTAATCTTTGAGGTAGTTCGAGACCTTGTCCATTTAAAAAAAATATATGGAAGCTGAATTAAGAATACATGCTTTGCTGCTTGTTTTTTAAGGTGCATTTCCTGTAACTGAAGATAAGTTATTGATGAAAAGAGATATTGTAAAACTGGGCGAACAGAGTTTTGATGTACTGATAGTCGGCGGCGGCATACATGGCGCCGCTGCTGTCCGGCAGTGTGCGGAACAGGGAATGAAAGCCGCTCTCATCGAAAAAGCCGATTTCGGCGGCGCCACCTCTGCCAACAGTTTGAAGATCATTCATGGAGGTTTCCGCTACTTACAGCATCTTAATATCAAGCGGATGCGGGAGTCGATTGTTTCCAGGCGTTTGATGTCGCAGCTATCTCCGGAGAATATACGGGCTCTTCGTTGTGCTATACCGAACTCGGGTTGGGGGCTGCGAAGTAAAATGTTAATGCGGCTGGCCCTTTTGCTCAATGATGTTATATCATTTGACCGGAACCGGGGAGTTCGGCAGGAATGTAGAATACCAGCAGGTGAAATACTTTCACTCGAGGAATGCCGGAAGCAGTTTCCCTTGATCGACTGGACCGGAAAAACAGGAGGGGCGATATGGCACGACGCCATTGCGCTCAACTCAGAAAGATTGACGCTTGCATTTGTGCAGCAGGCGGTTCAGCTCGGTGCTACAGTTGCCAATTATCTCGAACTCAAAGAAATACTGGTAGAAGCCGGTAAGGCTGTTGGAGTCAGGGCATATGATTCAGTAAGCGGCAACGACCTGCTGATAAAGGCAGAAGCACTGATAATATCAGCAGGATCGAACAATGACAGGCTGTTGGGAAGGCATCAAAACAAAAGAGATATGCAGAAAAAATGGGCTAAAGCTGTCAATGTCGTTGTGAAAAGGAAGCTCCTCGACGATACGGCCATCGGTTTAACCGGTGAAGCTGATTTTACTGATAAAGACGCCGTTATTAAAAAGAATGGTCGGTTTTTCTTTTTTGTTCCCTGGCGCGGTTATACCATGATCGGCACTACCTATAGTTTTGATAAAAATACTTCAGCGGTGAAGGCTGATCGGGGTGATATCGAAGACATCCTGAGGGAAGTAAATGATATCTTTCCAGGAGCGGCACTTACACTGGACGAGGTCGGTAATGTCCATGCCGGACTGGTTCCGGCATATTCGCATGCCTCAAGAAAGGATGAGGTTCAACTGGTTAAGGAGACGGAAGTTGCAGATTTGACTAAGAAGGTTGTAAATCCTATTCAAGGCATTTTTACCATAAAAAGTGTCAAATACACAACTGCTCCGCTGGTTGCTTTTTCTACCGCTAAAAAAGTTGCAGCCTATCTGGGATTTCCGCTGCCGAAAAAAATCCAGTTTTCCTTAAATCCTTCCGGGGCAGAAGAAAATAAGGCTGAGAACAGCCACGCTCATGGCAGGTTGCTTCAGGACCGTTATGGCAGTTTGAGCGGAAAGGTCGGAAAATATATAGCTGCCGATAACGATTTGCTCTGTGCTGACACGCCGCTCTATGGCGGAGAGGTAAAATATTTTATAAAGGAGGAGATGGCCCGGACGCTCAGCGATATTGTTTTCCGCCGCTCACCTGTGGCTTCGGCAGAATGCCCTTCGACTAAAATACTTACTTTAATTGCCGAACGAATGGCGCTACATCTTGATTGGAAAGAAGAAAAAATCTCTCGAGAAATCAAAGAAGTTGAGAATGCTTTCGACTGGCGGAATTCTGCTCCGGCTTTAGGGAAGCGGTCATGAGTAATTTTCCTGAAACTGCTGACATCGAAACTGCATCGGATGATTATGCAACCAGATTCTCCGGAAAGGTCGGAGAGTTCTTTCTCGAAATGCAGTTAAAAAAGGTTGTTTCGCTACTGGAAATGTATGATAACCCTGCGTTGTTGGATGTGGGGGGAGGGCATGGACAGCTGGCCGTTCCTTTAATCAAGACGGGGTACGACGTCACTGTAACCGGGAGCGATGACAGCTGCGAAAATCAGCTGAAAAAGCAATTGAGTACGGAAAAATACTCATTTCTTA is a window from the Desulfopila inferna genome containing:
- a CDS encoding class I SAM-dependent methyltransferase — its product is MDLTEIENASVHRHPWEISRADSILKLTGQFISDSMADIGSGDLYFARQVTEFSGKSLYACDIHYTDNDTVSPRITKVSSTAEIPAGSIDLAFLLDVLEHVENEDAFLCNVSSLLQKEGRMIITVPAYQCLFGDHDVFLKHFRRYDKKRLTKVLVGNDFVVEKIFYFYTSLLLLKGAGKLLSRCGIRREYSNSVSNWKYSRSDYVTRSLVFLLNLDFFLNRFLHRTLKISLPGLSLCAIVKKSV
- a CDS encoding glycosyltransferase, which encodes MRNRQKICLVIPCYNEEFRLDIKEFLRHCSDDLIFVFVNDGSTDNTAEVLCPHVGRNWHVVSLEKNKGKSEAIRQGALYIKKSGLDKEITWFGFWDSDLSIPLAELENFYKFSECFGADADGVVGSRVKRMGSNISRSLVRHYLGRVFCTLVSFLFSISYYDTQCGAKIFKKEMLEPGFSEPFNSNWIFDVELLLRLMHHEIIEYPLHVWQEKPGSKIRFPTVIFEVVRDLVHLKKIYGS
- a CDS encoding glycerol-3-phosphate dehydrogenase/oxidase, which codes for MKRDIVKLGEQSFDVLIVGGGIHGAAAVRQCAEQGMKAALIEKADFGGATSANSLKIIHGGFRYLQHLNIKRMRESIVSRRLMSQLSPENIRALRCAIPNSGWGLRSKMLMRLALLLNDVISFDRNRGVRQECRIPAGEILSLEECRKQFPLIDWTGKTGGAIWHDAIALNSERLTLAFVQQAVQLGATVANYLELKEILVEAGKAVGVRAYDSVSGNDLLIKAEALIISAGSNNDRLLGRHQNKRDMQKKWAKAVNVVVKRKLLDDTAIGLTGEADFTDKDAVIKKNGRFFFFVPWRGYTMIGTTYSFDKNTSAVKADRGDIEDILREVNDIFPGAALTLDEVGNVHAGLVPAYSHASRKDEVQLVKETEVADLTKKVVNPIQGIFTIKSVKYTTAPLVAFSTAKKVAAYLGFPLPKKIQFSLNPSGAEENKAENSHAHGRLLQDRYGSLSGKVGKYIAADNDLLCADTPLYGGEVKYFIKEEMARTLSDIVFRRSPVASAECPSTKILTLIAERMALHLDWKEEKISREIKEVENAFDWRNSAPALGKRS